A genomic stretch from Aedes albopictus strain Foshan chromosome 2, AalbF5, whole genome shotgun sequence includes:
- the LOC115257239 gene encoding uncharacterized protein LOC115257239 isoform X2 — protein sequence MSRPRRNTDKSLENCCPCGLPDSGKMVECERCLIYHHYTCADVGDSIANDDRQFVCKTCTQLAIVSHGSRSGRSSTSSTRAARAALELQRLEEEKQLHAKQLADEAQREKSQREKAFQLEQQFLAKKYDLLLSQLDEPEDAGSVRSRRSSRGARRIADWVDSQSVPTSASTGIKPTTTGQQSRTGSTVAAPVSTVQAKVSDAMTLLPPSADRLTEEFAQLQERMERLQQKLRSASNHADPPATSIPKSQPLMSQGLPTSRSQHLLVPPLQYQPIRSQPAITWNPRLFASTRTSTLPSRTETPFVSSSIPQAASVSQACFDIITTNQINESSLSVLDTPPNAHIHSIPQPIPLTEPCTPPPRPPAVSHDFQPSIGSTPLAYQSLSRPSVQTVSSFLSPVVTPSIQSTPQHPQQPFNGPNPQQLAARHVVPKDLPLFSGDPVEWPLFFSSYRNSTEMCGFSDGENLLRLQRCLKGNAMEAVRSFLLNPSSVPIVIDTLQTLYGRPELIINSLLLKVRGMPAPRTDKLDTLIKFGLACKNLCAHLQAAGQLAHLANPSLLQELIEKLPPSLRLDWAMYKRGFPVADLTTFGSFMSNLVSAASDVTFSHVADNTTKEEKRQPREKLFVNTHSTDNMERREEPFGGINASERKDAPVKSCPICQEPGHKARDCSTFREMSLNDRWKSVQERYLCRRCLIGHGKFPCKASVCGYDGCEERHHKLLHPGKPGASSVEGNVVKTTVAAHHQSGHTVLFRVVPVTLYGKGTSLNTYAFLDDGSSSTLIDIEIAEELGLSGDIHPLCLQWTNDIERTEQNSRVVRLDISGTNASKLFTMREVHTVKNLSLPVQTLSAKELCEKYVHLRGLPIQSYIDARPRILIGLDNSHLKAVLKLREGGKDAPIAAKTRLGWTIYGKIPGPMDQVHRQLHICAQTPEQQLHDLVNQFFSLENVGVTLSPLLESDEEKRARKILEETTTRTSSGRYQSGLLWKYDFVEFNNSRPMAERRLQCLERRLQTNPELYASVKQLLADYQTKGYAHKATANELQNADPKRTWYLPLGVVANPRKPGKLRLIWDAAAKAGGQSFNSMLLSGPDLLTPLSSVLCRFRQRKVAVSADIREMFHQVEIRPEDRQAQRFLWRDDASKPPEVFIMDVAIFGSTCSPCTAQYVKNRNAVEHADQHPQASAAIIENTYVDDVLFSLDTEEEAIQLAEEVKFVNSKAGFDTRNWLSNSAEVLEQVGDAGEEQTKSFKADKLENYERILGMTWLPEEDTFVFEGLFKPEILLSLNNCSTPTKRELLRIVMSIFDPLGLIAIIVIHGKILIQNVWRSGTAWDQPISDDLRDQWMRWTGLLKELERIKIPRCYFPGYDPSSFENIELHVFVDASEEAYACTAYFRIFDQGRVRCSLVSAKTKVAPLKPLSIPKLELQAAVIGARLARTVMENHSLKIAKRVLWTDSSTVLSWLRSDVRKYRQFVAHRVSEILDLTTVDEWRWIPTRLNVADDATKWGKGPQIDESSRWFRAPDFFVLSSGHLASTRYTCSQHSRRNSSSSCAPRSIEVSTDRLWEVFQMGEDAAFHRLRP from the exons ATGTCGCGACCGAGACGAAATACCGATAAATCGTTGGAGAATTGTTGCCCATGTGGTCTTCCAGATTCGGGCAAGATGGTGGAATGCGAGCGATGTCTAATTTATCACCACTACACATGTGCCGATGTAGGTGATAGCATTGCTAACGACGATCGGCAATTTGTTTGCAAAACGTGCACACAGCTCGCAATTGTCTCGCATGGTAGCAGATCAGGTAGATCATCAACCTCAAGTACGCGCGCGGCACGAGCCGCACTCGAGCTGCAACGATTGGAGGAAGAAAAACAATTACATGCGAAGCAACTTGCCGATGAAGCGCAGAGGGAGAAATCACAACGGGAGAAAGCTTTCCAGTTGGAACAACAGTTCTTAGCCAAGAAGTATGACTTGCTGCTTTCGCAGTTAGATGAGCCAGAAGATGCTGGGAGTGTAAGAAGTCGTCGTTCAAGCCGTGGCGCACGGAGAATAGCAGATTGGGTGGATAGCCAATCAGTTCCGACCAGTGCTAGTACAGGTATCAAGCCAACCACTACTGGACAACAGTCTCGAACTG GTTCAACGGTAGCAGCACCAGTTTCGACCGTTCAAGCCAAGGTTTCCGACGCTATGACTTTACTCCCACCGTCAGCCGATCGCCTCACCGAAGAATTCGCCCAACTTCAGGAGAGGATGGAACGCCTGCAGCAGAAGTTGCGATCAGCTTCGAATCATGCCGATCCGCCTGCAACCAGCATTCCCAAATCGCAACCACTAATGTCGCAAGGCCTGCCAACTTCCAGATCCCAACATCTGCTAGTTCCACCGCTGCAGTACCAGCCAATTCGTAGCCAACCGGCAATTACTTGGAACCCTCGGTTGTTCGCTAGCACGCGGACGTCCACCCTGCCGTCCAGGACAGAAACCCCGTTCGTCAGTAGCTCAATACCACAAGCTGCTTCGGTAAGTCAGGCATGTTTCGATATCATAACAACAAATCAAATAAATGAATCGAGTTTATCAGTACTTGATACGCCGCCAAATGCACATATTCACTCAATACCGCAACCCATACCTTTGACCGAACCATGTACACCCCCCCCACGTCCACCGGCCGTGTCCCATGATTTCCAACCATCGATTGGAAGCACCCCCTTGGCATATCAGAGTCTAAGTCGCCCCTCCGTGCAAACTGTCTCGAGTTTCCTTTCGCCAGTCGTTACTCCCTCCATTCAGTCAACGCCGCAACATCCCCAGCAGCCATTCAATGGTCCCAACCCTCAACAGCTTGCAGCCAGACACGTCGTTCCCAAGGACCTGCCTCTCTTTTCGGGCGACCCTGTTGAGTGGCCATTGTTTTTTAGCAGTTATCGCAATTCAACGGAAATGTGTGGCTTTTCGGACGGGGAAAATCTTCTGAGACTACAACGCTGTCTGAAAGGAAATGCCATGGAAGCTGTAAGGAGTTTTTTGCTGAACCCATCATCGGTACCAATCGTTATTGACACGCTGCAAACCCTGTACGGGAGACCGGAACTCATCATCAATTCCCTTTTGCTTAAAGTTCGCGGTATGCCAGCCCCAAGGACCGACAAATTGGATACGTTGATCAAATTCGGATTGGCGTGCAAAAATTTGTGTGCGCATCTACAAGCAGCTGGACAACTGGCCCATCTCGCGAATCCATCCCTTCTACAGGAACTAATTGAGAAGCTTCCTCCTAGTTTGAGATTGGATTGGGCAATGTACAAACGTGGATTCCCCGTTGCGGACCTAACAACATTTGGTAGTTTCATGTCGAATCTCGTATCAGCCGCAAGTGATGTAACGTTTTCACACGTAGCAGACAACACGACCAAGGAAGAAAAAAGACAGCCGAGGGAGAAGCTGTTTGTGAATACGCATTCAACGGACAACATGGAACGTAGAGAGGAACCGTTCGGCGGAATAAATGCAAGTGAACGAAAGGACGCACCCGTGAAGTCATGTCCTATCTGCCAGGAACCAGGACACAAAGCTAGGGATTGTTCTACGTTTCGTGAGATGAGTTTGAATGACCGTTGGAAAAGTGTCCAAGAACGCTATCTTTGTCGCCGTTGCTTGATAGGCCACGGTAAATTCCCCTGTAAGGCTTCTGTTTGCGGCTATGACGGTTGTGAGGAGCGACATCATAAACTCCTACATCCTGGAAAACCCGGAGCTTCTTCGGTAGAAGGTAACGTTGTCAAAACAACGGTTGCCGCTCATCATCAGTCAGGTCACACTGTGTTGTTTCGAGTAGTTCCAGTAACACTTTATGGAAAAGGAACCTCATTGAACACCTACGCATTCCTTGATGACGGATCGTCTTCAACGTTGATTGACATAGAAATAGCCGAAGAGTTGGGATTGAGCGGAGACATACATCCGCTGTGCTTACAATGGACCAATGATATCGAGAGGACAGAGCAAAACTCGCGTGTCGTTCGGTTGGACATCTCAGGTACAAATGCGTCGAAACTGTTCACTATGAGGGAAGTACATACAGTGAAAAACCTCAGTCTTCCAGTTCAAACACTGTCAGCGAAAGAACTTTGTGAAAAATACGTTCATCTACGTGGTCTGCCCATCCAAAGTTACATTGATGCGCGCCCTAGGATCCTTATTGGCTTGGATAACAGTCATTTGAAAGCCGTCCTAAAACTGCGAGAAGGGGGGAAAGATGCACCAATTGCTGCTAAGACCAGGCTCGGATGGACTATCTATGGGAAAATCCCGGGACCAATGGATCAAGTACATCGACAGCTGCACATTTGCGCTCAAACTCCTGAACAACAATTACACGATTTAGTGAATCAGTTCTTCTCCTTGGAAAACGTTGGAGTTACTTTATCGCCGCTATTGGAGAGTGATGAGGAGAAACGAGCGCGCAAAATTCTAGAAGAGACGACAACTCGCACCTCTTCGGGTCGTTATCAATCAGGACTTTTATGGAAATACGATTTCGTAGAGTTCAACAACAGTCGTCCAATGGCAGAAAGAAGATTGCAGTGTCTTGAGCGTCGTTTACAGACAAACCCCGAACTGTACGCGAGCGTGAAACAATTGCTTGCTGATTATCAAACTAAGGGGTACGCCCATAAAGCTACCGCTAACGAACTTCAGAATGCCGATCCAAAACGCACCTGGTATCTTCCACTCGGTGTCGTCGCCAATCCTCGGAAACCTGGGAAACTACGCTTGATCTGGGACGCAGCCGCTAAAGCCGGAGGTCAATCATTCAACTCGATGTTGTTGTCTGGTCCAGATCTTCTTACACCTCTTTCTTCAGTGCTGTGTCGTTTCAGACAAAGAAAAGTTGCAGTAAGCGCAGACATTCGAGAAATGTTTCATCAGGTCGAAATACGACCTGAGGATCGTCAGGCGCAACGATTTCTCTGGAGGGACGATGCTAGCAAACCACCAGAAGTATTCATCATGGACGTAGCTATTTTTGGATCGACCTGTTCGCCTTGTACCGCGCAATACGTAAAAAACAGGAACGCAGTGGAACATGCTGATCAACATCCACAGGCTTCAGCTGCAATAATTGAGAATACCTACGTAGACGACGTACTATTCAGCTTGGATACTGAAGAAGAGGCAATACAGCTTGCTGAAGAGGTCAAATTCGTTAATTCGAAAGCAGGTTTCGATACTCGCAATTGGTTGTCGAACTCTGCAGAGGTTCTGGAACAAGTCGGCGATGCAGGTGAGGAACAGACGAAAAGTTTCAAAGCTGACAAACTGGAGAACTACGAGAGGATACTTGGAATGACATGGTTGCCAGAAGAGGATACATTCGTTTTCGAAGGACTTTTCAAGCCGGAAATTCTACTATCGCTGAATAACTGCTCCACTCCAACAAAAAGGGAACTACTTCgtattgttatgagcatttttgaCCCACTTGGACTTATAGCGATAATTGTCATCCACGggaaaattttgatacaaaacgtATGGCGATCTGGAACGGCGTGGGATCAACCAATCTCCGATGATCTTCGTGACCAATGGATGCGATGGACTGGTCTCCTGAAAGAACTAGAACGCATTAAAATTCCAAGATGTTACTTTCCCGGATACGACCCCAGCAGTTTCGAGAACATAGAACTTCACGTTTTTGTGGACGCCAGCGAAGAAGCGTACGCATGTACTGCATACTTTAGGATTTTCGACCAGGGAAGAGTTAGATGTTCTCTCGTATCGGCAAAAACTAAAGTTGCTCCGTTGAAACCTTTGTCCATCCCGAAGTTGGAGCTGCAGGCAGCAGTCATCGGCGCAAGGCTAGCAAGAACAGTCATGGAGAACCATTCACTGAAAATTGCTAAACGTGTACTGTGGACGGACTCTAGCACTGTACTCTCCTGGCTGCGGTCAGATGTCCGAAAGTATCGACAGTTTGTGGCTCATCGGGTCTCAGAAATTCTAGACCTTACGACAGTAGACGAATGGCGTTGGATTCCCACTCGTCTGAACGTGGCTGACGATGCAACAAAATGGGGAAAGGGACCCCAAATTGACGAAAGCAGTCGTTGGTTCCGGGCTCCAGATTTTTTTGTACTATCCTCCGGACACCTGGCCTCTACAAGATACACCTGTTCCCAGCACAGTCGAAGAAATTCGTCCAGTTCATGCGCACCGAGAAGTATCGAAGTTTCGACTGATAGACTTTGGGAGGTTTTCCAAATGGGAGAGGATGCTGCGTTCCATCGCCTACGTCCATAA
- the LOC115257239 gene encoding uncharacterized protein LOC115257239 isoform X1, protein MSRPRRNTDKSLENCCPCGLPDSGKMVECERCLIYHHYTCADVGDSIANDDRQFVCKTCTQLAIVSHGSRSGRSSTSSTRAARAALELQRLEEEKQLHAKQLADEAQREKSQREKAFQLEQQFLAKKYDLLLSQLDEPEDAGSVRSRRSSRGARRIADWVDSQSVPTSASTGIKPTTTGQQSRTGTIPKTFLPVPSNDHTRCTLGSTVAAPVSTVQAKVSDAMTLLPPSADRLTEEFAQLQERMERLQQKLRSASNHADPPATSIPKSQPLMSQGLPTSRSQHLLVPPLQYQPIRSQPAITWNPRLFASTRTSTLPSRTETPFVSSSIPQAASVSQACFDIITTNQINESSLSVLDTPPNAHIHSIPQPIPLTEPCTPPPRPPAVSHDFQPSIGSTPLAYQSLSRPSVQTVSSFLSPVVTPSIQSTPQHPQQPFNGPNPQQLAARHVVPKDLPLFSGDPVEWPLFFSSYRNSTEMCGFSDGENLLRLQRCLKGNAMEAVRSFLLNPSSVPIVIDTLQTLYGRPELIINSLLLKVRGMPAPRTDKLDTLIKFGLACKNLCAHLQAAGQLAHLANPSLLQELIEKLPPSLRLDWAMYKRGFPVADLTTFGSFMSNLVSAASDVTFSHVADNTTKEEKRQPREKLFVNTHSTDNMERREEPFGGINASERKDAPVKSCPICQEPGHKARDCSTFREMSLNDRWKSVQERYLCRRCLIGHGKFPCKASVCGYDGCEERHHKLLHPGKPGASSVEGNVVKTTVAAHHQSGHTVLFRVVPVTLYGKGTSLNTYAFLDDGSSSTLIDIEIAEELGLSGDIHPLCLQWTNDIERTEQNSRVVRLDISGTNASKLFTMREVHTVKNLSLPVQTLSAKELCEKYVHLRGLPIQSYIDARPRILIGLDNSHLKAVLKLREGGKDAPIAAKTRLGWTIYGKIPGPMDQVHRQLHICAQTPEQQLHDLVNQFFSLENVGVTLSPLLESDEEKRARKILEETTTRTSSGRYQSGLLWKYDFVEFNNSRPMAERRLQCLERRLQTNPELYASVKQLLADYQTKGYAHKATANELQNADPKRTWYLPLGVVANPRKPGKLRLIWDAAAKAGGQSFNSMLLSGPDLLTPLSSVLCRFRQRKVAVSADIREMFHQVEIRPEDRQAQRFLWRDDASKPPEVFIMDVAIFGSTCSPCTAQYVKNRNAVEHADQHPQASAAIIENTYVDDVLFSLDTEEEAIQLAEEVKFVNSKAGFDTRNWLSNSAEVLEQVGDAGEEQTKSFKADKLENYERILGMTWLPEEDTFVFEGLFKPEILLSLNNCSTPTKRELLRIVMSIFDPLGLIAIIVIHGKILIQNVWRSGTAWDQPISDDLRDQWMRWTGLLKELERIKIPRCYFPGYDPSSFENIELHVFVDASEEAYACTAYFRIFDQGRVRCSLVSAKTKVAPLKPLSIPKLELQAAVIGARLARTVMENHSLKIAKRVLWTDSSTVLSWLRSDVRKYRQFVAHRVSEILDLTTVDEWRWIPTRLNVADDATKWGKGPQIDESSRWFRAPDFFVLSSGHLASTRYTCSQHSRRNSSSSCAPRSIEVSTDRLWEVFQMGEDAAFHRLRP, encoded by the coding sequence ATGTCGCGACCGAGACGAAATACCGATAAATCGTTGGAGAATTGTTGCCCATGTGGTCTTCCAGATTCGGGCAAGATGGTGGAATGCGAGCGATGTCTAATTTATCACCACTACACATGTGCCGATGTAGGTGATAGCATTGCTAACGACGATCGGCAATTTGTTTGCAAAACGTGCACACAGCTCGCAATTGTCTCGCATGGTAGCAGATCAGGTAGATCATCAACCTCAAGTACGCGCGCGGCACGAGCCGCACTCGAGCTGCAACGATTGGAGGAAGAAAAACAATTACATGCGAAGCAACTTGCCGATGAAGCGCAGAGGGAGAAATCACAACGGGAGAAAGCTTTCCAGTTGGAACAACAGTTCTTAGCCAAGAAGTATGACTTGCTGCTTTCGCAGTTAGATGAGCCAGAAGATGCTGGGAGTGTAAGAAGTCGTCGTTCAAGCCGTGGCGCACGGAGAATAGCAGATTGGGTGGATAGCCAATCAGTTCCGACCAGTGCTAGTACAGGTATCAAGCCAACCACTACTGGACAACAGTCTCGAACTGGTACCATCCCAAAAACTTTTCTCCCAGTGCCTAGCAATGACCATACGCGTTGCACTTTAGGTTCAACGGTAGCAGCACCAGTTTCGACCGTTCAAGCCAAGGTTTCCGACGCTATGACTTTACTCCCACCGTCAGCCGATCGCCTCACCGAAGAATTCGCCCAACTTCAGGAGAGGATGGAACGCCTGCAGCAGAAGTTGCGATCAGCTTCGAATCATGCCGATCCGCCTGCAACCAGCATTCCCAAATCGCAACCACTAATGTCGCAAGGCCTGCCAACTTCCAGATCCCAACATCTGCTAGTTCCACCGCTGCAGTACCAGCCAATTCGTAGCCAACCGGCAATTACTTGGAACCCTCGGTTGTTCGCTAGCACGCGGACGTCCACCCTGCCGTCCAGGACAGAAACCCCGTTCGTCAGTAGCTCAATACCACAAGCTGCTTCGGTAAGTCAGGCATGTTTCGATATCATAACAACAAATCAAATAAATGAATCGAGTTTATCAGTACTTGATACGCCGCCAAATGCACATATTCACTCAATACCGCAACCCATACCTTTGACCGAACCATGTACACCCCCCCCACGTCCACCGGCCGTGTCCCATGATTTCCAACCATCGATTGGAAGCACCCCCTTGGCATATCAGAGTCTAAGTCGCCCCTCCGTGCAAACTGTCTCGAGTTTCCTTTCGCCAGTCGTTACTCCCTCCATTCAGTCAACGCCGCAACATCCCCAGCAGCCATTCAATGGTCCCAACCCTCAACAGCTTGCAGCCAGACACGTCGTTCCCAAGGACCTGCCTCTCTTTTCGGGCGACCCTGTTGAGTGGCCATTGTTTTTTAGCAGTTATCGCAATTCAACGGAAATGTGTGGCTTTTCGGACGGGGAAAATCTTCTGAGACTACAACGCTGTCTGAAAGGAAATGCCATGGAAGCTGTAAGGAGTTTTTTGCTGAACCCATCATCGGTACCAATCGTTATTGACACGCTGCAAACCCTGTACGGGAGACCGGAACTCATCATCAATTCCCTTTTGCTTAAAGTTCGCGGTATGCCAGCCCCAAGGACCGACAAATTGGATACGTTGATCAAATTCGGATTGGCGTGCAAAAATTTGTGTGCGCATCTACAAGCAGCTGGACAACTGGCCCATCTCGCGAATCCATCCCTTCTACAGGAACTAATTGAGAAGCTTCCTCCTAGTTTGAGATTGGATTGGGCAATGTACAAACGTGGATTCCCCGTTGCGGACCTAACAACATTTGGTAGTTTCATGTCGAATCTCGTATCAGCCGCAAGTGATGTAACGTTTTCACACGTAGCAGACAACACGACCAAGGAAGAAAAAAGACAGCCGAGGGAGAAGCTGTTTGTGAATACGCATTCAACGGACAACATGGAACGTAGAGAGGAACCGTTCGGCGGAATAAATGCAAGTGAACGAAAGGACGCACCCGTGAAGTCATGTCCTATCTGCCAGGAACCAGGACACAAAGCTAGGGATTGTTCTACGTTTCGTGAGATGAGTTTGAATGACCGTTGGAAAAGTGTCCAAGAACGCTATCTTTGTCGCCGTTGCTTGATAGGCCACGGTAAATTCCCCTGTAAGGCTTCTGTTTGCGGCTATGACGGTTGTGAGGAGCGACATCATAAACTCCTACATCCTGGAAAACCCGGAGCTTCTTCGGTAGAAGGTAACGTTGTCAAAACAACGGTTGCCGCTCATCATCAGTCAGGTCACACTGTGTTGTTTCGAGTAGTTCCAGTAACACTTTATGGAAAAGGAACCTCATTGAACACCTACGCATTCCTTGATGACGGATCGTCTTCAACGTTGATTGACATAGAAATAGCCGAAGAGTTGGGATTGAGCGGAGACATACATCCGCTGTGCTTACAATGGACCAATGATATCGAGAGGACAGAGCAAAACTCGCGTGTCGTTCGGTTGGACATCTCAGGTACAAATGCGTCGAAACTGTTCACTATGAGGGAAGTACATACAGTGAAAAACCTCAGTCTTCCAGTTCAAACACTGTCAGCGAAAGAACTTTGTGAAAAATACGTTCATCTACGTGGTCTGCCCATCCAAAGTTACATTGATGCGCGCCCTAGGATCCTTATTGGCTTGGATAACAGTCATTTGAAAGCCGTCCTAAAACTGCGAGAAGGGGGGAAAGATGCACCAATTGCTGCTAAGACCAGGCTCGGATGGACTATCTATGGGAAAATCCCGGGACCAATGGATCAAGTACATCGACAGCTGCACATTTGCGCTCAAACTCCTGAACAACAATTACACGATTTAGTGAATCAGTTCTTCTCCTTGGAAAACGTTGGAGTTACTTTATCGCCGCTATTGGAGAGTGATGAGGAGAAACGAGCGCGCAAAATTCTAGAAGAGACGACAACTCGCACCTCTTCGGGTCGTTATCAATCAGGACTTTTATGGAAATACGATTTCGTAGAGTTCAACAACAGTCGTCCAATGGCAGAAAGAAGATTGCAGTGTCTTGAGCGTCGTTTACAGACAAACCCCGAACTGTACGCGAGCGTGAAACAATTGCTTGCTGATTATCAAACTAAGGGGTACGCCCATAAAGCTACCGCTAACGAACTTCAGAATGCCGATCCAAAACGCACCTGGTATCTTCCACTCGGTGTCGTCGCCAATCCTCGGAAACCTGGGAAACTACGCTTGATCTGGGACGCAGCCGCTAAAGCCGGAGGTCAATCATTCAACTCGATGTTGTTGTCTGGTCCAGATCTTCTTACACCTCTTTCTTCAGTGCTGTGTCGTTTCAGACAAAGAAAAGTTGCAGTAAGCGCAGACATTCGAGAAATGTTTCATCAGGTCGAAATACGACCTGAGGATCGTCAGGCGCAACGATTTCTCTGGAGGGACGATGCTAGCAAACCACCAGAAGTATTCATCATGGACGTAGCTATTTTTGGATCGACCTGTTCGCCTTGTACCGCGCAATACGTAAAAAACAGGAACGCAGTGGAACATGCTGATCAACATCCACAGGCTTCAGCTGCAATAATTGAGAATACCTACGTAGACGACGTACTATTCAGCTTGGATACTGAAGAAGAGGCAATACAGCTTGCTGAAGAGGTCAAATTCGTTAATTCGAAAGCAGGTTTCGATACTCGCAATTGGTTGTCGAACTCTGCAGAGGTTCTGGAACAAGTCGGCGATGCAGGTGAGGAACAGACGAAAAGTTTCAAAGCTGACAAACTGGAGAACTACGAGAGGATACTTGGAATGACATGGTTGCCAGAAGAGGATACATTCGTTTTCGAAGGACTTTTCAAGCCGGAAATTCTACTATCGCTGAATAACTGCTCCACTCCAACAAAAAGGGAACTACTTCgtattgttatgagcatttttgaCCCACTTGGACTTATAGCGATAATTGTCATCCACGggaaaattttgatacaaaacgtATGGCGATCTGGAACGGCGTGGGATCAACCAATCTCCGATGATCTTCGTGACCAATGGATGCGATGGACTGGTCTCCTGAAAGAACTAGAACGCATTAAAATTCCAAGATGTTACTTTCCCGGATACGACCCCAGCAGTTTCGAGAACATAGAACTTCACGTTTTTGTGGACGCCAGCGAAGAAGCGTACGCATGTACTGCATACTTTAGGATTTTCGACCAGGGAAGAGTTAGATGTTCTCTCGTATCGGCAAAAACTAAAGTTGCTCCGTTGAAACCTTTGTCCATCCCGAAGTTGGAGCTGCAGGCAGCAGTCATCGGCGCAAGGCTAGCAAGAACAGTCATGGAGAACCATTCACTGAAAATTGCTAAACGTGTACTGTGGACGGACTCTAGCACTGTACTCTCCTGGCTGCGGTCAGATGTCCGAAAGTATCGACAGTTTGTGGCTCATCGGGTCTCAGAAATTCTAGACCTTACGACAGTAGACGAATGGCGTTGGATTCCCACTCGTCTGAACGTGGCTGACGATGCAACAAAATGGGGAAAGGGACCCCAAATTGACGAAAGCAGTCGTTGGTTCCGGGCTCCAGATTTTTTTGTACTATCCTCCGGACACCTGGCCTCTACAAGATACACCTGTTCCCAGCACAGTCGAAGAAATTCGTCCAGTTCATGCGCACCGAGAAGTATCGAAGTTTCGACTGATAGACTTTGGGAGGTTTTCCAAATGGGAGAGGATGCTGCGTTCCATCGCCTACGTCCATAA
- the LOC134286477 gene encoding uncharacterized protein LOC134286477 — protein sequence MTIWKQIQLDQYAVEIVKMRRNQQLPPNQREHLDRNSKLRQISPYLDEHGVVRMESRIANAVHFTRDFKYPVILPKDHPGTMLVIDWYHRQYQHHSNETVVNEMKQRYHVSRLREVLKKVKKNCMWCKVHSATPKVPRMAPLPVARITPHVRAFTYTGVDYFGPLLIKQGRSDVKRWVALFTCLTIRAVHLEPVTSMSTESCKMAIRRFVSRRGAPKEIYSDQGTNFLGASRELAQQCSEINRSLANTFTNTVTQWRFNPPSAPHMGGVWERMVRSVKCALASLSAVRKPNDETFLTLLAEAESMVNSRPLTYMPIDSENQAALTPNCFLMLSTSGVNQPATYMVEEGSASASNWNMLQYMLDQFWHRWVKEYLPTITKRTKWFADCKPVETGDLVVVVEEPQRNGWIRGRVLRVIPGRDGRVRSAVVKTASTILRRPVTKLAVLEVGGTAQGNLEQYGAGNVADTSSDEDGHPSNSTLP from the coding sequence ATGACAATTTGGAAGCAGATTCAACTCGATCAGTATGCCGTGGAAATAGTCAAGATGCGAAGAAATCAGCAACTCCCACCAAACCAACGAGAACATCTAGATCGAAACAGCAAACTTCGTCAAATTTCTCCGTACTTGGATGAACACGGTGTGGTTCGTATGGAATCCAGAATAGCAAATGCGGTTCACTTCACCAGGGATTTCAAATATCCAGTCATCCTTCCAAAGGACCATCCCGGAACGATGCTAGTGATCGACTGGTATCATCGGCAGTATCAGCATCACAGTAACGAAACGGTTGTGAACGAAATGAAGCAGAGATATCACGTATCGAGACTGAGAGAAGTGTTGAAGAAGGTCAAGAAGAATTGTATGTGGTGTAAAGTTCACTCGGCAACACCGAAGGTTCCGAGAATGGCCCCGTTACCTGTAGCAAGGATCACACCACATGTAAGAGCGTTCACCTACACGGGGGTCGACTATTTTGGACCGCTGCTCATCAAACAAGGCCGCTCGGATGTGAAACGTTGGGTAGCTCTCTTTACCTGCCTGACGATACGAGCTGTCCATTTGGAGCCGGTAACAAGCATGTCAACGGAATCCTGTAAAATGGCAATACGGAGATTTGTATCACGTAGGGGTGCTCCAAAGGAAATCTACAGTGATCAGGGGACGAATTTCTTGGGAGCCAGCCGAGAATTAGCCCAGCAGTGCAGCGAGATCAACCGTAGTTTGGCCAATACATTCACCAACACCGTAACACAGTGGCGTTTCAACCCTCCATCAGCGCCGCATATGGGGGGGGTCTGGGAACGCATGGTTCGGTCCGTGAAATGTGCACTAGCCTCGCTTTCAGCGGTACGCAAACCCAACGACGAAACGTTTCTTACCCTGTTAGCGGAGGCAGAATCGATGGTCAATTCCAGGCCACTAACTTACATGCCCATTGACTCCGAAAATCAGGCCGCTTTAACACCAAACTGTTTCCTAATGTTGAGTACAAGTGGCGTCAATCAACCGGCAACGTACATGGTAGAAGAGGGCTCAGCGAGTGCCTCAAACTGGAACATGCTACAATACATGCTGGATCAATTCTGGCACCGATGGGTTAAAGAATATTTACCCACCATAACCAAACGAACTAAGTGGTTCGCTGACTGCAAGCCCGTAGAGACTGGCGACTTGGTTGTCGTTGTTGAAGAACCGCAGAGGAATGGTTGGATACGAGGAAGAGTGCTTAGAGTTATCCCTGGACGCGATGGACGCGTTAGAAGTGCGGTGGTCAAAACGGCGAGTACCATTCTTCGGCGACCGGTGACGAAGCTAGCTGTCCTGGAAGTCGGCGGTACAGCTCAAGGGAATCTCGAGCAATACGGGGCGGGGAATGTTGCGGACACCAGCAGCGATGAAGATGGTCACCCTAGTAATTCTACTCTACCGTGA